Sequence from the Carassius auratus strain Wakin chromosome 32, ASM336829v1, whole genome shotgun sequence genome:
AACAGAGATGGGATACAGttaatatatagttaatataataatatatataatatatacttgtTAGACTTTAGATTGTAAAATGCTTTTGGAACCTGGTATCAATCAAATCCAGTCAAGAATAAGATAATAAGATTATTAATTAGAAATTAATAGGATACattcaattgattaaaagtgacaaatacttttataatgttaccaaaaaatgtgttaaaggggtcatatgatgcgatttcaatttgtcctttctctttggagtattacaagcttttggtgcataaagaaaatctataaagttttaaagactgaagtctcaaatccaaagagatattctttataaaagttaagactcgtccacgccccctaaaacgtatctaacacgcccccacgtctCTACGTcgctatgtgggaagatttgcataatgccgtccccaaatgttcacgcaaagaaagaaggcgtaccttttatcCTCATTGTAGTATTGCTGTTGCTCCACCGCCATGTcatagacgctgtgtgtttcactgtgaaagcaaaactattttgtttggccttccaaaataATATGATATCCGCTTCGTCATGTCATAACTgtgcaaaaacattcaaaactctTACACATCCATTCAAaagttgtaaatgttttgtaaattggtgaaaaatattgtgtgtgtgtgtgtgtgtctgtgtcataaaaaatacaatttgtatttaaaatattttgaattgtttcTGTAGGTGATGAGATGTGGGTATATTCTGCCAGTACTCTGGAGAGAGATTATCCCAAGAAGATCTCCAGCATGGGTCTTCCTTCAGATTTGCATCGAATTGATTCTGCCTACTCCTTCCACAAGAACAAGAAGACTTACATATTTGCTGGAAACAAGTTCTGGAGGTAATCTGTTTTTAAATATCTCTCAGCATCTGTGGGCTTAATAAAGTATGTGTTCACTGTGATTTAATGAGCAAATTTGTTCCTTTAAAAAACTAAAGTTGTGAATTGCTAAATTCTTTTTCCACAGATGTagaaatgattttattaatttatagcaGACAGTAACATTTCTACAGATTAGTTAAGTTCTTGAGAAGGCTTTTTTCACTATTTTTTCACTTGAAGTATTTTTCCACTTAAGCCAAATGATACTGGATATAATAAGGACAAGACTATATATAAATAACTCAGACTGTTATATCCTTGAGACTGTAATTCACACATGCTTTTACAACTACACACCTAGGAGTTTCAGGGAATTTCAAAGTTAAGGAAAAGTAGAAATATGTTGATTATAATGTTCACTTTCTCAGATACAATGAAGCCAAGAAAAAGATGGATCCAGACTTCCCTAAACTTATTGCAGACTTTTGGAGTGCTATCCCTGATGACCTAGATGCTGCTTTCAGTCTTAATAGTGATGGTAAGAAACTAATGGCCAAGCACCTTGCTTCAGATTCAGCTTTGTCTCTGGTATTCCTCTTCGGAGAAAAGAATTAACCTTTCATCTCATTCCTTTCCCCTCTCTCACCTAAATTCTGTTAGATCTCACATATAgttactgatttattttaataactgctTGCATTTTAGtccttagtgtgtgtgtgtgaactggacCAAAGTGGAGCCTGGTAGAACATTCTTGGCAGTTAACTCCAACCCAATTACTGCTGGCTTTAGGCcttcagcaacaacaaaaaacccagcTACATCCCTGCTCAAGATGAGGCATTTTTTCCAGTTACAACCTCTGTCTAAAGAGCACATAAAATCTCTAAATGAGAGAAAAGCTTAAAAGAgagagcttaaagggttagttcacccaaaaaaatgaaaattagcagacaaatccagtcggagttataaaaaaaattgtctttgatctttcagtgttgtttaatggcactcagtgggtgttgcatgcatcagtccaaaagaagttaaataaaaagcacccatccataaaaaaaCACTGCTCCTGGGGGTAAACAAAGGCCTGCTGTAgcgaatcaatgtgtttttgttagaaaaatatccatattcaaaacataataatccctttaatgtagcttgcgccaacagttgtacacgGAAGTAGCTCCGGGCTGATGATGTGCTGTATGGAGGACAGCTTTGTGCAAGCGCTGGTGAGTCTTGTGTAAACCaacatttgttaacaggagcaaagtgAACAAAGTCTCCTtaatttagcaaaggaaaacaagtctcctcttggcttacagatatatcgaaatcctccaacattctCCTTTACAAATctttgttttgtacttctaagtAGTGACCATTGTTTTGTTCTGAGCGCATATGCGCAAAGCTGAATTCATACGTCATAAGCCCAGAACTGCTTCCGTGTACAACTGTAggtgcaagctacattaaagtgattattatgttttgaatatggatattccTTTCTTTacccccggagctgtgtgagacttttcttttttatggatgggcgctttttttttttttttacttcttttggactgatgcatgcaacaccagctgagtgccattaaacagcttgaaagaaaAAAGAccgtttttaatataactctgaaagaagaaagtcatttacaccaaggataacttgagggtgagtaatttttgggtgaactaaccctttaaggttttATAACAGTTTTGCGCAAGGTGCTCTGGTTTTGTTTAGGTTTACTGGAATTTACTTAACATACATGCTTTAGCTCTTTCCTCTGCTGTCACGAACACACATTTATACTCATACAGgtatacacacacatgtgcatGCCTCATAGAGCAGGCCTGTGTGGTGTCTGAAAGGTTCCTCTGTTTCTAATTAGGCTGTTGGGAGCTGAGCAAGTACAAACAGCTTCTCTAGGTTGTGAATTAGAGCCCACTCTTTAACATTTTAGATAATTTGATCACTAACTGATGGATAAATTGAGTCATTGATTTACTAAACTGTATTAAATAGACACAATTAAACccaaatttattaatttattatatatatttttatactaaaATTAATCCTTTATCAAGCACggacatttacattgttacaaaaaatatatattttgcattaatgctgttcttttgatcatgtttttttttacgttttttaaaattactttttaaaataatattaaagcaGAAAAACATTCGCTGTATATCTAATTTCACAatcttactgtttttattgtatttttgatcaaatatttttaaccttggtgagcataagacttcttttgaaaatgttttaaatattaccaacctcaaacttttgattgTTTTCGTTTGTTTTTTGAGTGAAATTAGTACATTTGCATTAAacttaaacctttatttatttcacatggtATTCACACTTCTTAAATATTTTCAGGTAACAGCTACTTCTTCAAAGACTCCTACTATCTCAAAATGGATGACAGCACTCTGAACATTGTTAAAGTTGGGGAGATCAAAAAGGACTGGCTACGTTGCTGAAGATCAGCAGAACATTCAGCCCTGGCACTTTTTGATGACCTTCATCATAAGATAAACAAGGGCAGCATTACCTTGCCAAATGACAGCACTCAAATTTACCATGCTGCCCCTCCTGGTTAGTCAGAGCCTATTAGATTATAACCTATCCTTGGCTAACCAGAAAGGCCTGGTAGCCTTCACTGCCTGGACCATCTCCGTATGCCAAACATAGGCAGAAAAGATTgtaatgtttgttgttttgtcattGCGTGATATCTtctgttcatttttaattatgaaagaGTTAAGCTCCTACCCCTTAATATAGTCTACATGTATATCATCAGATTTAAAAGGACTTATGACATTTCCCAGTTACATATTTCCAGTTACATATAAATGTGGTGCCAGTGAGATGTATCtccttttttatacatttgcacAGAATAAATTCATCCAGGCGGTATGTAAAAGCACAACTTTTCCTAGTCGTGATATGCAAATATGAAAGACTTCATTCAGGttttattttgtagtaagtacTATCCAATACAAAAAATTACTGCctttaataaaaggacacattttatACATGATAATTGTGTAAAAAGAAAGGCCAAACAACTGTCAaagcatatcttttttttttttttggtcttgtttCTTTCGTCTCACGGTACAGAGAGATTCATGGCACGGGTTGCCTGAAGACTGTATAAGGTTTGTTGCATGATGGACTCATGTCAAGCAAATATCATGAATTTACTGAATAGTAATCATTTGTacccctttttttcctttttttgtagtttttttaattgacatgcaatctgtttatatttgtaatgttttatttttattattttctattttgctTTGTGCACTTTGTCACTACGtctcaaaatgaatattaacTATCCTTTACATGGAATTTTGCCATTTAACTTTTCAGTTTTACCGGTATGTATGGTTCCCATTATTAAACGCTTTTAAAATTACTCATGTCACATTTAGACAAACAGCGACATCTGGTGGCTATTGTATAAAAAGCTGAGCTCTCAATATGTTAATGTACAGGAGCAGCCTACCACTCATAATTATCTATGggtaaaaagggggggggggggtagtttgATTGGGTTGCAGGTAAATTGTAGGGTTAAGTTTACGTCCTTTTATGTTCTTAAATATCCCGTTGCTGTTTTGCTGAATGAAGAACAGCTTTAAACTATTCAGTGCGACTGTATCGAGTCGAGCATCACCGAACAACCAACAAGCGATAGCCTTGGTCTACGGTCAGAAAAATGTTTCTCAGCCCCGTTGAGCAATGATGTGTGTCAGTAAGATTTCATTAGGGCTGTCGACGCGATTGGTTTAAGCTGTCAATTTATATCACTTCAGGTCTAATAAAGTGGCTACTACATGGCTAATTTATGTCCGTAAGAGGTGGGGTGTaaccagggccgtgcagagacctttggaggggcaggtgctcaaagtataaaaggggcacatggaacaaggttttaaatggcgctgttcaaaatatcaatacagcaatatattgtgatgcattccttgcggattcacgtatcgatatggatgattatgtattgatacagcagcaaatgctttgaagcaaagaaacaatagagaagacaattttaagtttaaaataataatagctctgggattagaaactgaaatgtcttaaattgtcccaacctgatggctttttcttctctgtttcagcattaatctattattttaaccatcactactactcttgcacctaatcaataagtccaccttaaatattgatacaaaacataaaaaaactgatccactggaataaagtgattaatattattattactgttgtagttgttattgttattataacaaatgacaggctacatgtgttattcatctccttcacactgcactttgatgtcaggtatatcatgcatttttttattgacattgatatttttacatttatttccagagagatattattgagtttacaggctaaagtggtcttactgttgtaaacactgttgctattgtagaaaaaaaaaatatttgtgtcacatttaaaatacaattatataattaattcctgaatttttataatgataattcagagaatgagaaaatctgaataagccttaccagtgttgtgataattatttttaaggcactcaacgtgttaaaaaataaataagtactgtaatataataaaagtttagtcaaataacataaaaaagaccagacccctcgatgcctgtgaaaccttcctccctcaaacagcacgctagtgttactactacactacaggctacacacagcaacttatctgcatgttctcacatcacatcgttcttgttaaataataataagtaaataaacatcaaaatcacttcgctgagaatgaaacaccacttaccagctgccacggttctgaaaatacaattaaaaatgcgcgtgcggcctgaggaattttcccggtcaggtgaaaggtcatcatattGGTCAATTTATTtacgactaaattattattaataaattgtagtaatattatgattgggcgttggcaggcattcacaaaagggtatgttattacaaaaaaaattcgaggaaattttgctttgacaaaagggcacttttggggcaaaggagcaggtgctcaagtgaaccggttctttcggacaattcgatcaaataaaccagttggaaaaaaaaaacggttcaccggttcttttgcgctcgatgtaatgtcattagcgatgactgcccttaatgcaagccttcagtttacccgcgcttataacataagcacagaatcagttcagaatcaatcaccaaaagaatcagttcggttcagacgagctgtgagtcagtctgcttcacactgaatcacacatgcgcagtatcatcatcagctcctcggttttcgacgaatcagacgcgtctgacagaaacggttctcaatgagcgcttcagaactcctgacctgatatttagatatactattcttaaataaatatatttgtttgactgggaagctgtgcgcaaacaggcatatatattatatataaaaaataaaaataaaaacaccccagaaaaaagggcactttctctccaggaataaaaagggcaggtgctcaagccccctttgatgtctatgtgtgcacgtgcctgggTGTAACACACTTTGTCTCAAAAACCAACTGAGCTCCCTCTTTACAGACCGTTTCAGGACATATATAAGCGCATTTCGAGGCAGCCAGTGCACACACAAAACTCGACTTTGACTCCAAACTCGTCTGGACTCCTGGGATGCTCAAAGTTTGGTCCAACGCGAATAGGATAAAGATTTCTTCTAGTTAGGCAGAAGATTATGAAACACATCCGCAGACCGCTAGAGCTCGAGTCATATGTGAGGTGGTGCCTGTGGTGTGTAAAGAGGAAGCTCTTCGTAGATAGAGGTTTGGACACATGTAGCGCTGCTGTGATAAGTGAAGATGCCTCCTCAGAGAACGAACGCACTGCCCAGACAGCGTTCCCTGCTGCTGCCGGCCGTCATCAACCCATTCGTGCACGACCTAAAATTAACACAAGCCGATAAAATCAAAGTGAGTCCTGCTCTCCATTTATGAAATGCCTGTCAGTATTATTCTTCACTTAAGAAATTCGATTCTACGTTGTAGGCTATATACATTTATCCACATTTAATGTGATTCGCCTAATGATTAGTTTCCCTCTAATCTAACTTTTTGAATGATCTTTCTTACTACCTCACTTAATCTTGATTATTCTTACAATAACTTGGGGAACGTGGTTGAATGGGGAACATGAATCGCacatttaacaaatgtttaatttgtcaGATTAGTTAATAAATGAGAATCACAATTGCCTTTATGCTGCAGAAAGTGTTGTAATGTTATTACTTTGATGTTACAATTTCAAACAGTGTTACCGTTTTTGTAATAAGGGAAATCACGCAGTTACGCAGTTCACAACGTGTGGCAGAGAgaaagttattaatatttttgttaaaaatatttgtttaaaattggTTAATAAGATTACTGttaatactactaatactactatgGGTTTAtcgaatgcttgaatctgattgattgattgattgattgattgattgattgattgattgattgattgattgattgattgattgattgataaatgtTTTAAGGTGTGTAATTATTTTCAGATAATGCATTACATGTCTACATAATACTTAAGTCATCCTACAGCAAGGATGGAAGTTGTGCTAGTTTATTTGCATGTTAACtaatagtttattaaaagtaTCAAACAGGTCTCTGTattcattcaataaaaatatatattttttttaaagattattcatattttaaacttGGAGGTAATTTactttttacataattattttttgccCTTAAACCAATTACATGACAGTCTTTCTTTTAAAaggtatattttacatttattgtgtgtgtgtccatttcatttttttcttatgtcTGCGTGTAGTGTTTTCTTCTAGGAATCATCCTTGTGCCGCTCCGTGGCATTTTCTTGCTTCTCGTTCTCATGATCATGTGGCCGGTTTCTGTCGTGATAACATTCAGACAGTCTCTGAAAGGAGCAGTGGAGCCCATGACCGGCTGGAGAAGGTATATACTGATCCCTCTTCACTCACACAGATACACGCCACCTGCTACATTTCAGCACAAGACTAAAATACACCTTTTTTGTGCTACTTTTTCTCCTGGCCTACTTACTAAACTTGACCGCTAGCACATTAAACCTTAAATCTTGACCTTACATATAGCGCTACCTTCTACCATTTTCTGGTTTTGTCTTAGTTCCTGATTTGTTCCTTTTGCTACATGCAAAAAAAGGTTTGTGGGTGGGGTGGGTGGGGGAGTCTatgtgttttagtgtgtgtttgtttcctcTGTATTATAATTAGATGTGAGAGTTGGTAATGTGAAATTTGTGGTTTGCATATCAGCAGTTATAAATATTTGTTGCATTACAAAGCCCTTCCATTCTGTTTGACTAAAATTTCTCTATCAAACAGGCCACATGGTTTCTTGCTAATTTAACTCCTTTCTTCTTAGACTGACCACACCGATCAGATTAATTAAGTCTTAGCGTAGGATGTAGAGCGGCTGTTGGAGGGATGTGGTTATTCTCCTAACTGATGTAACATGTTGAGCTGACACTCGATGAGGCCATGTTGTCTAAGCCGTTAAAGAAAGCTTTTTGTGCttatgagtgtgtgcgtgtgtcagtatgatggattcactgatgacattACCCAGTGTGATTTCATGTGTTTTGTGTGCGTTTGTGGGCAGGTTCATACACAAAAGAGTGATGACCTTTCTAGGCCGGCTGTATTTCTTCGGCATGGGCTTCAGGGTGGTGGTGAAGGGAAAGAAGGCCAGCAGTGTAGAGGCCCCCATTCTAGCTGTGGCCCCCCACTCTACGTTCTTTGATGCCATCGTCTGTATTGAAGCTGGTCTACCCTCGACTGTTTCCCGCTCAGAGTCCCTGGAAGCACCGATCTTTGGCAGTATGGATATTTTCATCTATATCAATCTACACAAAACCATACGTGTGCTTTGTTTATCAGTTACTGCAAAGTTGTAAACAAATACCACCATcaacacaaagaaacaaaccaaaataaaaccAGGGCAGACCAAGATATATGATATTATGTTCCCCAGGGTTTTTGCGCTGTGTGCAGCCAGTGCTTGTTTCACGCACAGATCCAGACTCTCGTAGAAACACTATCCTTGAGATTGAACGCAGAGCAAAGTCAGGCGGACACTGGCCACAGGTGAGTGTCTCCACTTCAAGAATCATAAAAGGTCTgtgaaaaaaactaatttgtataataataataaaaaattctacaATAGGTTAAAAAATGATAACTTGCGGATTTCACAATGTGAAATTAGAGTAACAAATTTAAGTGTTTTCCCCTTCAAAAGCAGGAAATTACTCTTAGACCTGTACTTCCTCAAATAAAGGATGTCCGGTTCCTAAAGAATGTTTGGTGTCAacattctgtatttttaatttgttttagcaACTGTATTATTAGGAATATGAAATAAGTGTTTTTATCAGACAAACCAATTTGTGTTTTGATAGTACGGTACCACTGAAAATATcactggttttattttgtttataggTACTCATTTTTCCTGAAGGAACATGTACGAACAGATCATGTCTCATTACCTTTAAACAAGGTAAGCagattatgtttattttagtttgtttgttatgTAGCTGTTAATTATAATATGGACACTATGATAATGCAGATTAACTTTTAAGATCTGCTTGAGGTGTTACAGATACCGTAAAAAGTACATATATAGTTTGTTTTAGCAAAAGTTCATAATGTAGTATTTAATCTAGGTTGTTTATGAACAGCATTATATGAAAATCTTGTTGCCCATTAGATAACTCATTTtcataatgaaaacatttacaaGAGAATGGAAAAAGTAACTATTGTGGTATTAGGGGTTTCCAAtttctacagtttgttttggTGCACAGCCAGCAAAACCAGCAGCACATAAAAGAGAGGGAGTTTTGTGACTATCCACACCTCTAATactttactttttataattttataaaatatatatatatttaactctgTTTGCAGTAGGCTTCATTAATTTAGTGggtcagttattttatatttaataattatattttacagttatttagtTTACTTAATTGATAATTATTGATTGTCCACTTGAGAACCAGTCAAATAGCTGTGACCTGATATGTAGGGCATGGTATTATGACAGACAGGGATTGAATTGTTTACTGAAGCATATGACTCCATAAAGAAAACAGATGGAACTGTTGTACCGAGCAGTGTTTTAGGCTACACAGTACAAAAAGAACAAAGAGAATGAATGAAAGCTGCTTATGTGCTATTCTCTTTGCCTCCAAAGGTGCCTTTGTCCCAGGGGTCCCAGTACAGCCTATTCTGATCAGATACCCAAATAAGTTGGTCAGTATGAATTCAACAGAAGTCATATACTGTTGTCATGATGCCTCAAATGGTGGTGTGTCAAATGCAAACACAATGGAGTAACACAAAAACTGTAACATGCAAATCCATAAATAACCAAGAAGATGGTACTGTATAGGCCATGAAATTAGCATAACAAATGTATAGGCCAGCTAGCAAACTATAGGCTCCTGAAGTCTTTCAGTCTGATGCTCCTGTGTGAATAGTTTAATGTTCGTTCCTCTTTAAGAGTTCTTGCAAAAGTTtgtctttttaatatttacagGACACCGTCACATGGACGTGGCAGGGCCCAAAATCGTAAGTGATGATAAACATAAACAAAGCCAAAAGTGATGAAATGCTTCCAAAATTAGGCCTTTTCCAATCACTGTTGCAACAAAGAAGTCATAATTCAGATTCACATGCCAGGCTTGCAGATAATGTTGCAAGAAACAAACTTCCATTGGTCTATTGGAATTTAAGATAAGGCAAATGGAGATAAAAGTTATATTCGAATACAAAAGGAAAATAGCGTGCTGTCTGACTATATTCTCATTTTCTTCCTCACACATTCAGACATCTCTGCATGTATAGTGTTGTAGATTGTTTTCTTAGATAAGCTTGGTTTTAAGACCCTTTTATAGTACAAGAAATGCAGTTGCACAGTCATGCATATAAAGAGAGCAGTGCTTCCTGAAATGCTGTTTGGTTTGGAACCTCACCACTAGTTCCTGTTTTAGGGCCAGACTACTGCTGCTCACACTCTGTCAGCTCTATACTACAGTGGAGGTTGAGGTCTGTGAGAAACATTTGtgtatttcataataatattctCAGCTTTTTGCACCTTTGTTGAAGAAACATGAATGACAACCTAATCCCTCACACCATATACAGCTAATCTCCAAAAAGTGAAGTATTCTAGTCTATATACAGAAtgtattgtgtttgtgttttagtttctGCCTCCTCAAATTCCCACTGAGATGGAGAAAAAGTGTCCTTTCAAGTTTGCTCAGTCAGTGAGAGCTGTGATGGCTGAGTAAGCATGCCTTGTTGCTATTATTTTTCTCTTGTGTCTTTAGAATATGATTTGTATTGATATTTACAGTGTGTGTGCACAATACGATATTTCACTGTTAATGACTGTTTCATAATTTCTCACTCTGTCACTAGGTCTCTGAGACTGCCGGTCACAGACCACACCTACGAAGATTGTCGTCTGATGATTGCAGCTGGAGAACTGACTCTGCCTATGGAGGCAGGTCTTGTGGAGTTTACCAAGATCAGCAGGAAGTTGGAGTAtgactgtatatattataaaaaaatgcatatcctTGGTATTAGTAAACGTTTTGAGACTGTTAGCCCACATGACACATAATAATTTAAGCATGTTGTAGTTTAAGCTTACAATCTCTGTGTCTGTtgtaaatttagattaaaatggGACAATGTGAAGAAGGAATTGGAGAGTTTTGCCAACATAGCCTGTTCTTGCAAAGGCGGGAGGATCACAATTGAGGAGTTTTCCAGCTTTCTCAAACTACCCATCAGCCCAGCTCTACAGGAGCTCTTTGCTCTGTTTGACAGGGTGAGTATGTCCATAACTAGCCATATGGAAAACAGCACCACTTAGATCCAGAAAAGAAGCTGAATGTATGAAATACTCTgacaaatctgttttattttcagtctTCATATTTCAAAAACAGCAAATCTAAATCTATGGTACTGGATGAATCAAACAGTATTATATTTCATTCACATTGTGGCCTGTTTGTTGTTGTAGAATGGCGATGGCACAATTGATTTCAGAGAGTATGTCATTGGTGTCACAGTTCTTTGCCGCCCAGCTAATAATGAGGAAGTCATTCAGACTGCTTTTAAGGTAATGATGTCACAAATAGCACTTATGTTACTGTGAAAAAAATACCATCATGAATTTTCTGAATGTGATTGTGCAGAAATTAAAAGATTTAATTTGATAAAGACTCAAAGAAGACATTGTATGGTGTGGTTACGAGGGTAAATCATATTAGTACTGAAGTGTCAGTGGTTGTTCACATCTTGaagttgtttacaaaaaaaaaaaaaacctcaaaattGCAAAAAGAAACATGTAGAACATTGCTATGGGGGACTACTACTCTGTGTTTTATTGTCAAAaagtgttcatatatatatatatatatatatatatatatatatatgtgaggcAGATAGATTTCTAGTTGTGTTCTGAATTCCTTTTGCAGCTGTTTGATATTGATGAGGACAACTGTATCACACAAGAGGAGTTTAGCGGTCTGCTACGTTCTGCTCTTGGAGTATGTGATCTTGAGGTCCACAGCCTCTTCAAAGAAATTGATGCAGATGGATCAGGACACATAACATATGGTATGTATGCCAACTGTACAGCATCTACCACAGTGATAAGACTGTCAGTCACATTTAACCATGGTATAGAAAATGTATCCAACAACTAAATAACATACTATTATTATAATCAAGAGATCATTCggttgtcacacacacacattatatatatatatatatatatatatatatatatatatatatatatatatatatatatatatattaggggtggcacggttcaactttttcatggttcggtttgtttcacggttttagagtaaCGGTTTCGGTCCAGTTCgttatgtgctatgtttatggaaaaaccatactttctaataaaataaataaataaagagaatatTATATCCAACTAcgagcaacagcacaaataaatacaatagagtaaagaaacaaaaaataaacagtgattttcagttttttgttttttgtaaaacagcattgcatatttgactgtataaattaaagattgttctttattaaagttacaaaagctttttaatcaagagcagtgagtgatttatttgttg
This genomic interval carries:
- the LOC113051473 gene encoding lysophosphatidylcholine acyltransferase 2 — protein: MPPQRTNALPRQRSLLLPAVINPFVHDLKLTQADKIKCFLLGIILVPLRGIFLLLVLMIMWPVSVVITFRQSLKGAVEPMTGWRRFIHKRVMTFLGRLYFFGMGFRVVVKGKKASSVEAPILAVAPHSTFFDAIVCIEAGLPSTVSRSESLEAPIFGRFLRCVQPVLVSRTDPDSRRNTILEIERRAKSGGHWPQVLIFPEGTCTNRSCLITFKQGAFVPGVPVQPILIRYPNKLDTVTWTWQGPKSARLLLLTLCQLYTTVEVEFLPPQIPTEMEKKCPFKFAQSVRAVMAESLRLPVTDHTYEDCRLMIAAGELTLPMEAGLVEFTKISRKLELKWDNVKKELESFANIACSCKGGRITIEEFSSFLKLPISPALQELFALFDRNGDGTIDFREYVIGVTVLCRPANNEEVIQTAFKLFDIDEDNCITQEEFSGLLRSALGVCDLEVHSLFKEIDADGSGHITYDEFCSFALTHPEYAKLFTTYIELQRYQGLQGEEPDFDASLSHCCTASHNNLQEDSTSDKKDD